A single window of Lutzomyia longipalpis isolate SR_M1_2022 chromosome 1, ASM2433408v1 DNA harbors:
- the LOC129791388 gene encoding protein mini spindles has protein sequence MEEDTEFKKLPVEERCVHKLWKARVSGYEDATKLFREFDDEKSPEWNKFVGLVKKFVVDSNVMAQEKGLEATLAFVENCGFASRTVGEVMSGIVSKCIGAPKAKTKDLAVQISLMYIEIEKQEMVMEELIKGMENKNPKIGAACIAATTLALREFGSKVIAVKPIVKKIATLLSDRDKNVRDEAKVLTIEIYRWIGAALKTQLTSVADVLMKELDGEFEKMKNDKPEPTRYLRSQQEKAAVAAAAAHADDAEDGEEGDEGNVSREVDPLDLVDPVDILSKIPKDFYEKVESKKWQERKEALESIEKLVQHPKLESGDYGELIKVLKKILTKDTNVVLVALSGKLIAGLAKGLGKKFSPYAVVCIAAILEKFKEKKANVVSALREAIDAIYPSTNLDAIQEDILEALNNKNPSVKSETASFLARAFTKTLPTVLNKKLLKAYLTALLKTLNESDPVVRDASAEAIGTAMKLVGDKNISPFLTEVDALKMNKIKECCDKAVIVIKISSPKKERPATAPLKSAAAPKGGSTEPKPVARPATAGGKKPVVKKVGGGLAKSGSLAKVPGKMLPSERDLSQDEVDEKAAELLPPDILSGLADGNWKTRLSAVESLIGIVGDIDAKSGVSQVLTRVVLKKPGLKDTHFQVLKYRLDIIRTVAERMPITVTTCDYAVNDITEKLGDAKSNASAAAALTAIAEAITLEYVVSKVMSFAFEQKSPKVQQESLVWVNQALREFGLQINPKLLVEDARKAVQSINPAVRGAGIALLGTMYLFMGQSLVVAFEGEKPALKQQIMAEFEKNSDQRPPVPTRGVKKSASKGSLSDNEDDGDDVQEVAVTSTSDLLPRIDISPQITEALLNEMADKNWKTRNEGLIKLQGIIADAKLIKPSIGDLPQALAHRIVDSNAKIAQMAVAICEQLATAIGPACKQHIRVLFPGFLHGLGDMKSFLRNACLACINTWGETCGYKEFFEGEMIAEALKTGGPGLKTELWGWLAEKLPDLPVKSIPKDELVACLPYLYANICDRNAEVRKNANDAVLGIMIHVGYDTMLKALDKQKPASKKDIQAALDKARPNLPVKPLPKGKQQAPIADDPVKTVRGGGQKVGKPAGGVNAKAPAAASSRKKDEDVDTSPLLAINSTKNQRLIDEQKLRVLKWTFTQPREEFTELLRDQMTTANVNKGLMANMFHDDFRYHLKVIDSLIEDLPVNEKALICNLDLILKWISLRFYDTNPSVLLKGLEYLSMVFQVLIDNEYMMAENEGSSFIPHLLIKIGDPKDAVRNGVRSLLRQICLVYPYTKLSTYIMEGLKSKNARQRTECLDELGYLIEAYGMAVCQPTPQAALKEIARHISDRDNSVRNAALNCIVQAYFLSGDKVYKMIGQISDKDSSMLDERIKRMKKTRALKPPEVAPAGKTIQQIPQQEIRETEELPCEEELPPEDEQPPQLIRTFESQPCKPSGPFRLDPEVIADIEKGWVKVEQMQWKEPPKIDVGFLDSPLKIVTRDGVGYPMDKLQKLMTNNPAMYSNYTMSPPQSQQPSRIGSAYSPQRNQPTSTVGPNLADTLPKLDPNLVRIVCAVGSPDSLTARAAINELNDIIANPEQQAVLRDYEEMYIQSILKQFQNLSQQPIAESVIMYQPLLSSMFSFFNSKQLGKNLSVMHVKNVMSMLLGLMTDQKLANSGDGNYMKVLNGICLKILDRTNFTNQNCALIRLLKETCSSTGLPKFTDLLMKCIWRNVKVIPERSSELDYDAVLLEVHEFMVALPSAWWHQRPSDTPLRTIKTIIHNMAKVKGNAILQHLNKIPSHSELYAYLIRILKKDGSSSGNPTNGNSNLVSPQRGSQQQQQGGVKDQKQRMTKQMHDSISCIFKLISDTQTSKEGIAMLYDFKLKNPEVDVVPFLKGASPTFQKYIEDGLAEIERQRSATAGGDNISQNISSTTDTNVNSFNSDYWLEKLNSMKVKSRGGASSTNYDGTPLLDNKAADENLNVNQQFGGKSTLSLLKKEMKPEPISSNRLELLQQKLAQIRQPK, from the exons ATGGAAGAGGACACGGAATTCAAGAAGTTGCCCGTTGAGGAACGATGCGTCCACAAGCTGTGGAAGGCTCGTGTCTCTGGCTATGAGGATGCGACAAAACTCTTCCGGGAATTTGATGATGAAAAGTCACCGGAATGGAACAAATTTGTCGGATTGGTGAAGAAGTTTGTCGTGGACAGCAATGTCATGGCACAGGAGAAGGGCCTCGAGGCCACATTGGCCTTTGTTGAGAATTGCGGCTTTGCCAGCAGGACTGTTGGGGAG GTAATGTCGGGCATTGTGTCCAAGTGCATTGGAGCACCTAAAGCAAAGACAAAAGATCTTGCCGTTCAAATATCTCTCATGTACATTGAGATTGAGAAGCAGGAAATGGTGATGGAGGAATTGATAAAGGGGATGGAGAATAAGAATCCAAAAATAGGTGCGGCGTGTATTGCCGCCACGACGCTGGCACTCCGGGAATTCGGGTCAAAGGTGATTGCGGTGAAGCcgattgtgaagaaaatagcCACCTTGCTGAGTGATCGGGATAAGAATGTGCGCGATGAGGCGAAGGTGTTGACAATTGAGATTTATCGGTGGATCGGTGCTGCACTCAAGACGCAACTAACATCCGTTGCGGATGTGCTGATGAAGGAGCTCGATGGGGAGTTTgagaagatgaaaaatgaCAAACCCGAACCAACGCGGTATTTACGGTCGCAGCAGGAGAAGGCAGCTGTTGCAGCAGCTGCCGCCCACGCGGATGATGCGGAAGATGGGGAGGAGGGTGATGAGGGAAATGTGAGTCGTGAAGTTGATCCACTTGATTTGGTGGATCCCGTGGATATTCTGTCGAAGATCCCAAAAGATTTCTACGAGAAGGTTGAATCGAAAAAGTGGCAGGAGCGAAAAGAAGCTCTGGAGTCCATTGAGAAGCTCGTGCAGCATCCAAAACTCGAATCCGGTGATTATGGGGAACTCATAAAGGTTCTCAAGAAGATCCTAACAAAGGATACTAATGTCGTCCTTGTTGCATTATCAGGGAAACTCATAGCAGGACTCGCGAAAGGTTTAGGGAAGAAGTTCTCTCCGTATGCCGTTGTGTGCATTGCGGCAATTCtcgaaaaattcaaagaaaagaaagcaaaTGTTGTGTCAGCACTGCGGGAGGCAATTGATGCCATTTATCCATCGACAAATTTGGATGCAATCCAGGAGGATATCCTGGAGGCGTTGAATAATAAGAATCCCAGTGTGAAGTCAGAGACAGCCTCATTCCTGGCGCGCGCCTTTACAAAAACCCTCCCGACGGTTCTCAATAAGAAATTGCTTAAAGCGTACCTAACAGCCCTGCTGAAGACACTCAATGAATCCGATCCAGTGGTGCGTGATGCCTCAGCCGAAGCCATTGGGACGGCAATGAAGTTGGTGGGTGATAAGAATATTTCGCCATTCCTCACGGAAGTGGATgccttaaaaatgaataagattAAGGAGTGCTGCGACAAGGCGGTTATTGTGATAAAGATAAGTAGTCCGAAGAAGGAGAGACCCGCAACGGCACCCCTGAAATCCGCCGCAGCACCCAAGGGGGGTTCAACGGAGCCTAAACCCGTGGCAAGACCCGCCACGGCGGGTGGGAAGAAGCCCGTGGTGAAGAAAGTTGGTGGGGGTTTGGCAAAATCCGGAAGTTTGGCCAAAGTTCCGGGAAAAATGTTACCCAGTGAACGGGATTTGTCGCAGGATGAGGTGGATGAGAAGGCGGCAGAACTCCTACCACCGGATATCCTTTCCGGGCTTGCTGATGGGAACTGGAAGACACGCTTGAGTGCCGTTGAATCCCTCATTGGGATTGTTGGGGATATTGATGCAAAAAGCGGCGTGTCGCAGGTTTTGACGCGTGTTGTGTTGAAGAAGCCCGGACTGAAGGACACCCACTTTCAGGTACTCAAGTATCGTCTTGATATCATTCGAACTGTGGCCGAAAGGATGCCCATTACGGTGACAACGTGTGATTATGCGGTGAATGATATTACGGAAAAGTTGGGCGATGCAAAGAGTAATGCATCCGCTGCGGCTGCCTTGACGGCCATTGCGGAGGCTATAACACTTGAGTATGTTGTCTCGAAGGTCATGTCTTTTGCCTTTGAGCAGAAATCCCCAAAAGTTCAGCAAGAATCTCTCGTGTGGGTGAATCAGGCTCTGCGGGAGTTTGGCCTGCAAATTAACCCCAAACTCCTCGTTGAAGATGCCCGGAAGGCAGTTCAGAGTATCAATCCGGCTGTTAGGGGAGCCGGGATAGCTCTACTGGGGACAATGTACCTCTTCATGGGTCAATCCCTCGTGGTGGCTTTTGAGGGGGAAAAGCCGGCGCTTAAGCAGCAAATTATGGCGGAATTTGAGAAGAACAGCGATCAGAGGCCACCAGTTCCAACGCGTGGGGTGAAGAAGAGTGCCAGCAAGGGATCTTTGTCTGACAATGA GGATGATGGTGATGACGTCCAAGAGGTTGCTGTAACATCAACATCAGACCTCTTGCCACGCATTGACATCTCCCCGCAGATCACAGAGGCCCTTCTCAATGAGATGGCCGATAAGAATTGGAAGACACGCAATGAGGGCCTTATAAAGCTACAGGGAATAATTGCTGATGCAAAACTAATAAAGCCATCAATTGGGGACCTGCCTCAGGCCCTAGCTCACAGGATTGTGGATAGTAATGCAAAAATTGCCCAAATGGCCGTGGCAATTTGTGAGCAACTCGCAACGGCAATTGGTCCAGCGTGTAAGCAGCATATTCGTGTCTTATTTCCGGGTTTCCTTCATGGTTTGGGTGATATGAAGTCCTTCCTAAGGAATGCCTGCCTTGCTTGTATCAATACTTGGGGGGAGACGTGTGGGTACAAAGAGTTCTTCGAAGGGGAAATGATTGCTGAGGCCCTCAAAACGGGTGGTCCGGGTCTGAAGACAGAACTCTGGGGATGGTTAGCGGAGAAACTTCCGGATTTACCCGTTAAATCCATTCCAAAGGATGAATTGGTTGCATGTCTCCCCTATTTGTATGCAAACATCTGCGATAGAAATGCTGAAGTGAGGAAGAATGCAAATGACGCTGTTTTGGGTATTATGATTCATGTTGGGTATGATACGATGCTGAAGGCATTGGATAAGCAGAAACCGGCCTCGAAGAAGGACATTCAGGCAGCTCTGGATAAGGCCAGACCCAATTTACCCGTCAAACCGCTCCCAAAGGGGAAGCAACAGGCCCCAATTGCTGATGATCCCGTGAAGACAGTTCGTGGTGGGGGGCAGAAGGTGGGCAAACCAGCAGGTGGGGTCAATGCTAAGGCTCCAGCTGCAGCGTCATCACGCAAAAAGGACGAAGATGTCGACACATCGCCACTTTTGGCCATCAACAGCACAAAGAATCAGAGGTTGATTGATGAGCAAAAGTTGAGAGTGTTGAAGTGGACCTTCACGCAACCACGTGAAGAGTTCACGGAATTGCTTCGTGATCAAATGACAACGGCTAATGTGAACAAGGGGCTAATGGCTAATATGTTTCACGATGACTTCCGCTACCATCTCAAGGTGATTGATTCCCTAATTGAGGATCTCCCCGTGAATGAGAAGGCGCTCATTTGCAATCTTGATCTCATTCTCAAATGGATTTCGCTGAGATTCTACGATACAAATCCTTCGGTGCTGCTCAAGGGTCTTGAGTACCTAAGTATGGTGTTTCAG GTTCTTATTGACAATGAGTACATGATGGCTGAGAATGAGGGTAGTAGCTTCATTCCGCATCTCCTGATAAAGATTGGTGATCCAAAGGATGCCGTAAGGAATGGCGTGAGGTCGCTCCTTCGACAAATCTGCCTTGTCTATCCGTATACAAAACTCTCCACGTACATCATGGAGGGTCTAAAGTCGAAGAATGCTCGTCAACGAACGGAGTGTCTCGATGAACTGGGTTACCTCATTGAGGCATACGGGATGGCGGTGTGTCAGCCAACCCCACAGGCAGCACTCAAAGAAATAGCCAGACACATCTCAGACAGAGACAATTCCGTTCGTAATGCAGCTCTAAATTGCATTGTGCAAGCCTACTTCCTGTCTGGTGACAAAGTTTACAAGATGATCGGGCAGATCTCCGACAAGGACTCCTCAATGCTCGATGAACGTATTAAGCGAATGAAGAAGACGAGAGCGCTGAAACCTCCGGAGGTTGCTCCAGCTGGTAAAACCATTCAGCAAATACCGCAGCAGGAGATTAGAGAAACGGAAGAGTTGCCTTGTGAGGAGGAACTACCTCCGGAAGATGAGCAGCCACCGCAGCTGATAAG GACATTTGAATCTCAACCGTGTAAACCTTCCGGACCTTTCCGGCTGGATCCCGAGGTGATTGCTGACATTGAGAAGGGTTGGGTGAAGGTGGAACAGATGCAGTGGAAGGAGCCACCGAAGATTGATGTGGGCTTCCTCGATAGTCCCCTGAAGATTGTCACGCGTGATGGTGTTGGCTACCCGATGGATAAGCTGCAGAAGTTGATGACGAATAATCCGGCAATGTACAGCAACTACACAATGAGTCCGCCACAGTCGCAGCAACCATCACGTATTGGGAGTGCCTACAGTCCACAGAGGAATCAACCAACATCAACGGTGGGCCCAAATTTGGCGGATACGCTGCCAAAGTTGGATCCGAATCTAGTCAGAATTGTCTGTGCTGTTGGTTCACCGGATTCCCTGACGGCGAGAGCGGCTATAAATGAGTTGAATGACATTATTGCCAATCCCGAGCAACAGGCTGTGCTGCGGGACTACGAGGAGATGTACATTCAGAGCATTCTCAAGCAATTCCAGAATCTTTCGCAACAACCAATTGCAGAATCGGTCATTATGTACCAACCACTGCTGTCGAGTATGTTCTCCTTCTTCAATTCCAAGCAATTGGGGAAGAATTTGAGTGTGATGCACGTGAAGAATGTCATGTCGATGCTCCTTGGGTTGATGACGGACCAAAAGTTGGCAAATAGTGGTGATGGGAACTACATGAAGGTCCTCAATGGGATTTGTCTCAAAATACTCGACAGGACGAACTTTACAAATCAAAACTGCGCCCTCATTCGGCTACTCAAGGAAACCTGCTCCAGCACGGGATTGCCCAAATTCACGGATCTCCTCATGAAGTGTATTTGGCGGAATGTTAAAGTTATCCCCGAGCGTTCGAGTGAACTGGACTACGATGCTGTCCTCCTGGAAGTGCATGAATTCATGGTTGCCCTGCCGAGTGCATGGTGGCACCAGAGACCATCGGACACACCCTTGCGGACAATCAAGACGATCATTCACAATATGGCAAAGGTCAAAGGCAATGCCATTTTACAGCATCTCAACAAAATTCCCTCCCATTCTGAACTCTATGCCTATCTCATTCGAATACTCAAA aaagaCGGCAGTTCGAGTGGAAATCCAacgaatggaaattcaaatttagtcTCACCACAGCGTGGGAgtcagcagcaacagcagggCGGGGTGAAAGATCAAAAACAGCGAATGACGAAACAAATGCACGACTCAATTTCCTGCATTTTCAAGCTCATTTCCGACACGCAAACCAGCAAGGAGGGCATAGCGATGCTCTATGATTTTAAG